From a single Callithrix jacchus isolate 240 chromosome 5, calJac240_pri, whole genome shotgun sequence genomic region:
- the LOC118151082 gene encoding uncharacterized protein LOC118151082 isoform X1 gives MEVDEALDMLPGQGQGNIICQVHRAGTAVGVGHGAADNEKDTKHLGIMHETELLPVRIPEVKQRSQDTICIKNWVKVFKSWPKYKNTKKLSHIVYKGIPQAVRGQAWALLLDVDQIKTENPGKYRVMKEKSKSSPRIIRRIKLDVKYNLWDKMFTEGLRVNQQELCDILMAYSAYNPEMCYHRDLSHITAILLLYLPEEDAFWALTQLLDSKRHFLQAFYSPNKALLQELLTCQKQMLHKYFPKTMRHLGKERLCIEDSMLMRLFGCFVDGKSLGLTLRLWDVLILEGQRVLTAMVHASFKIHRKLLMKLSWNTIPEFQEQLSQSWALEDNAVLRNLLASMKKLTRTHWDLPPPAKLKEESSGVSSGIGPRCEEDSQTLPTPPAQLQELMPSDPLRQRPCPPAASPDRAVPKAQIEAPQHEGAAQEHRASSETEEKNHLPSGKGSRDSVENSSGPRARGHPLEVAKDQDDGHLSPRKGRLYIPWKCTSRSPVSPHHRDMTVGGPHFLRCYFKHSSRDSEVASPEPKNTRCPVGILEAEDENRLSPGEVRLWDLDASSSSSSSGSSLPPLHADPPIKVLRSLPCHYKHGSRESAVASPGPKTTRCPVGVPEAEDEGRLSPGEVRLWDSHKSSSKATRCPVGVPEAKDEGRLSPGEVRLWDSDTSSSSSSSRSSLPPLHADPPIRVLRFLPCHYKHGSRDSAVASPGPKTTRCPVGVPEAEDEGRLSPGEVRLWDSYKSSSKTTHCPVGVPEAEDEGRLSPGEVRLWDSHKSSSKATHCPVGSPEAEDEGRLSPGEVRLWDSDTSSSSSSSGSSLPPLHADPPIRVLRSLPCHYKHGSRESAVASPGPKTTRCPVGVPEAEDEGRLSAGEVRLWDSHKSSSKATRCPVGIPEAEDEGCLSPGEVRLWDSDTSSSSSSSGSSLPPLHADPPIRVLRSLPCHYKHGSRESAVASPGPKTTRCPVGVPEAEDEGCLSPGEVRLWDSHKSSSKATRCPVGIPEAEDEGCLSPGEVRLWDSDTSSSSSSSGSSLPPLHADPPIRVLRSLPCHYKHGSRDSAVASPRPKTTRCPVGVPEAEDEGRLSPGEVRLWDSHKSSSKTTRCPVGVPEAEDEGRLSPGEVRLWDSHKSSSKTTRCPVGVPEAEDEGRLSPGEVRLWDSHKSSSKATRCLVGGPEAQDEGRLSPGEVRLCVSNKSSSKATRCPVEIPEAQDEGRLSPGEVRLWVFNKSSSKATRCPVEIPEAQDEGRLSPGEVRLWVSHKSLSKATRCPVGVPESQDEGRLSPGEVTLWVSHKSSSKATRCPVGGPEAQDEGRLSPGEVRLWVSHKYSSKATHCPVGGPRGSR, from the exons ATGGAGGTGGATGAGGCCCTGGATATGCTGCCCGGCCAGGGACAAGGAAACATCATCTGCCAG GTACACCGAGCTGGCACAGCAGTGGGCGTGGGGCATGGGGCTGCTGATAATGAAAAAGACACCAAGCACCTTGGGATTATGCA TGAGACAGAGCTGCTCCCTGTGCGTATTCCGGAGGTGAAG CAAAGAAGTCAGGATACAATATGCATCAAGAACTGGGTCAAGGTGTTTAAAAGCTGGCCGAAATATAAAAACACCAAGAAG CTCTCCCACATAGTATACAAAGGAATTCCCCAAGCAGTACGAGGTCAGGCATGGGCACTCCTGCTTGATGTTGACCAAATCAAGACTGAAAACCCTGGGAAATACAGG GTCATGAAGGAGAAGAGCAAGAGTTCCCCCAGGATCATCCGCCGCATCAAGCTAGATGTCAAGTACAATCTCTGGGACAAGATGTTCACAGAAGGACTTCGGGTCAA TCAGCAGGAATTATGTGACATTCTCATGGCCTACTCTGCATATAACCCT GAGATGTGCTACCACAGGGACCTGAGCCACATCACCGCAATCCTCCTCCTCTATCTGCCAGAGGAAGATGCGTTCTGGGCTCTGACCCAACTACTGGACAGTAAAAGGCACTTCCTGCAAG CATTCTATAGCCCAAATAAAGCCCTGCTGCAGGAGCTCCTAACGTGCCAAAAGCAGATGTTGCACAAGTACTTCCCCAAGACCATGAGACACCTG GGCAAGGAAAGGCTGTGCATTGAGGATTCCATGCTGATGAGGCTCTTCGGGTGTTTTGTTGACGGG AAATCCTTAGGGCTCACCCTGCGACTGTGGGATGTGCTCATCCTGGAGGGCCAGCGGGTACTGACGGCCATGGTGCATGCATCATTCAAAATACACAGGA AGCTCCTCATGAAGCTTTCCTGGAACACCATCCCGGAGTTTCAGGAGCAGCTCTCTCAGAGCTGGGCCCTGGAGGACAATGCCGTCCTCAGGAACCTTCTAGCATCCATGAAGAAACTCACAAGAACACACTGGGACCTGCCACCCCCAG cCAAGCTCAAGGAAGAGTCCTCGGGTGTGTCCTCTGGCATTGGGCCCCGCTGTGAGGAGGACAGCCagaccctccccaccccaccagctCAGCTCCAGGAGCTCATGCCATCAGACCCCCTGCGACAAAGGCCTTGTCCTCCCGCAGCCTCGCCTGACAGGGCTGTCCCTAAGGCCCAGATTGAGGCCCCTCAGCATGAGGGGGCTGCCCAAGAACACAGAGCCAGCTCAGAGACTGAAGAGAAGAACCATCTGCCCTCCGGCAAG GGTTCCAGGGACTCTGTGGAAAATTCTTCAGGACCCAGGGCCAGAGGCCACCCTCTGGAGGTCGCAAAGGATCAAGATGACGGCCACCTGTCCCCCAGAAAGGGCAGACTTTACATTCCATGGAAATGCACATCCAGGAGCCCTGTGTCACCGCACCACAGAGATATGACAGTTGGGGGCCCCCATTTCCTGCGCTGCTATTTCAAACACAGCTCCAGAGACTCTGAGGTGGCTTCTCCAGAACCCAAGAACACACGCTGCCCTGTGGGAATCCTAGAGGCTGAAGATGAGAACCGCCTGTCCCCTGGTGAGGTCAGGCTTTGGGATTTAGACGCATCCTCATCCAGTAGCTCATCCGGGAGCTCTCTGCCACCACTCCATGCAGACCCGCCCATCAAGGTCCTCCGTTCCCTGCCCTGCCATTACAAACATGGATCCAGGGAATCTGCAGTGGCTTCTCCAGGACCCAAGACCACACGTTGCCCTGTGGGGGTCCCAGAGGCTGAAGATGAGGGCCGCCTGTCCCCTGGTGAGGTCAGGCTTTGGGATTCACACAAATCCTCATCCAAGGCCACACGGTGCCCTGTGGGGGTCCCAGAGGCTAAAGATGAGGGCCGCCTGTCCCCTGGCGAGGTCAGGCTTTGGGATTCAGACACATCCTCATCCAGTAGCTCATCCAGGAGCTCTCTGCCACCACTCCATGCAGACCCGCCCATTAGGGTCCTCCGTTTTCTGCCCTGCCATTACAAACATGGCTCCAGGGACTCTGCGGTGGCTTCTCCAGGACCCAAGACCACACGCTGCCCTGTGGGGGTCCCAGAGGCTGAAGATGAGGGCCGCCTGTCCCCTGGTGAGGTCAGGCTTTGGGATTCATACAAATCCTCATCCAAGACCACACACTGCCCTGTGGGGGTCCCAGAGGCTGAAGATGAGGGCCGCCTGTCCCCTGGCGAGGTCAGGCTTTGGGATTCACACAAATCCTCATCGAAGGCCACACATTGCCCTGTGGGGAGCCCAGAGGCTGAAGATGAGGGCCGCCTGTCCCCTGGCGAGGTCAGACTTTGGGATTCAGACACATCCTCATCCAGTAGCTCATCCGGGAGCTCTCTGCCACCACTCCATGCAGACCCGCCCATCAGGGTCCTCCGTTCCCTGCCCTGCCATTACAAACATGGCTCCAGGGAATCTGCAGTGGCTTCTCCAGGACCCAAGACCACACGCTGCCCTGTGGGGGTCCCAGAGGCTGAAGATGAGGGCCGCCTGTCCGCTGGCGAGGTCAGGCTTTGGGATTCACACAAATCCTCATCCAAGGCCACACGCTGCCCTGTGGGGATCCCAGAGGCTGAAGATGAGGGCTGCCTGTCCCCTGGCGAGGTCAGGCTTTGGGATTCAGACACATCCTCATCCAGTAGCTCATCCGGGAGCTCTCTGCCACCACTCCATGCAGACCCGCCCATCAGGGTCCTCCGTTCCCTGCCCTGCCATTACAAACATGGATCCAGGGAATCTGCAGTGGCTTCTCCAGGACCCAAGACCACACGCTGCCCTGTGGGGGTCCCAGAGGCTGAAGATGAGGGCTGCCTGTCCCCTGGCGAGGTCAGGCTTTGGGATTCACACAAATCCTCATCCAAGGCCACACGCTGCCCTGTGGGGATCCCAGAGGCTGAAGATGAGGGCTGCCTGTCCCCTGGCGAGGTCAGGCTTTGGGATTCAGACACATCCTCATCCAGTAGCTCATCCGGGAGCTCTCTGCCACCACTCCATGCAGACCCGCCCATCAGGGTGCTCCGTTCCCTGCCCTGCCATTACAAACATGGCTCCAGGGACTCTGCGGTGGCTTCTCCAAGACCCAAGACCACACGCTGCCCTGTGGGGGTCCCAGAGGCTGAAGATGAGGGCCGCCTGTCCCCTGGCGAGGTCAGGCTTTGGGATTCACACAAATCCTCATCCAAGACAACACGCTGCCCTGTGGGGGTCCCAGAGGCTGAAGATGAGGGCCGCCTGTCCCCTGGCGAGGTCAGGCTTTGGGATTCACACAAATCCTCATCCAAGACCACACGCTGCCCTGTGGGGGTCCCAGAGGCTGAAGATGAGGGCCGCCTGTCCCCTGGCGAGGTCAGGCTTTGGGATTCACACAAATCCTCATCCAAGGCCACACGCTGTCTTGTGGGCGGCCCAGAGGCTCAAGATGAGGGCCGCCTGTCCCCTGGCGAGGTCAGGCTTTGCGTTTCCAACAAATCCTCATCCAAGGCCACACGCTGCCCGGTGGAAATCCCAGAGGCTCAAGATGAGGGCCGACTGTCCCCTGGCGAGGTCAGGCTTTGGGTTTTCAACAAATCCTCATCCAAGGCCACACGCTGCCCGGTGGAAATCCCAGAGGCTCAAGATGAGGGCCGACTGTCCCCTGGCGAGGTCAGGCTTTGGGTTTCACACAAATCCTTATCCAAGGCCACACGCTGCCCGGTGGGGGTCCCAGAATCTCAAGATGAGGGCCGCCTGTCCCCTGGTGAGGTCACGCTTTGGGTTTCACACAAATCCTCATCCAAGGCCACACGCTGTCCTGTGGGCGGCCCAGAGGCTCAAGATGAGGGCCGACTGTCCCCTGGCGAGGTCAGGCTTTGGGTTTCACACAAATACTCATCCAAGGCCACACACTGTCCTGTGGGGGGGCCAAGAGGCTCAAGATGA
- the LOC118151082 gene encoding uncharacterized protein LOC118151082 isoform X2, which yields MRPWICCPARDKETSSASETELLPVRIPEVKQRSQDTICIKNWVKVFKSWPKYKNTKKLSHIVYKGIPQAVRGQAWALLLDVDQIKTENPGKYRVMKEKSKSSPRIIRRIKLDVKYNLWDKMFTEGLRVNQQELCDILMAYSAYNPEMCYHRDLSHITAILLLYLPEEDAFWALTQLLDSKRHFLQAFYSPNKALLQELLTCQKQMLHKYFPKTMRHLGKERLCIEDSMLMRLFGCFVDGKSLGLTLRLWDVLILEGQRVLTAMVHASFKIHRKLLMKLSWNTIPEFQEQLSQSWALEDNAVLRNLLASMKKLTRTHWDLPPPAKLKEESSGVSSGIGPRCEEDSQTLPTPPAQLQELMPSDPLRQRPCPPAASPDRAVPKAQIEAPQHEGAAQEHRASSETEEKNHLPSGKGSRDSVENSSGPRARGHPLEVAKDQDDGHLSPRKGRLYIPWKCTSRSPVSPHHRDMTVGGPHFLRCYFKHSSRDSEVASPEPKNTRCPVGILEAEDENRLSPGEVRLWDLDASSSSSSSGSSLPPLHADPPIKVLRSLPCHYKHGSRESAVASPGPKTTRCPVGVPEAEDEGRLSPGEVRLWDSHKSSSKATRCPVGVPEAKDEGRLSPGEVRLWDSDTSSSSSSSRSSLPPLHADPPIRVLRFLPCHYKHGSRDSAVASPGPKTTRCPVGVPEAEDEGRLSPGEVRLWDSYKSSSKTTHCPVGVPEAEDEGRLSPGEVRLWDSHKSSSKATHCPVGSPEAEDEGRLSPGEVRLWDSDTSSSSSSSGSSLPPLHADPPIRVLRSLPCHYKHGSRESAVASPGPKTTRCPVGVPEAEDEGRLSAGEVRLWDSHKSSSKATRCPVGIPEAEDEGCLSPGEVRLWDSDTSSSSSSSGSSLPPLHADPPIRVLRSLPCHYKHGSRESAVASPGPKTTRCPVGVPEAEDEGCLSPGEVRLWDSHKSSSKATRCPVGIPEAEDEGCLSPGEVRLWDSDTSSSSSSSGSSLPPLHADPPIRVLRSLPCHYKHGSRDSAVASPRPKTTRCPVGVPEAEDEGRLSPGEVRLWDSHKSSSKTTRCPVGVPEAEDEGRLSPGEVRLWDSHKSSSKTTRCPVGVPEAEDEGRLSPGEVRLWDSHKSSSKATRCLVGGPEAQDEGRLSPGEVRLCVSNKSSSKATRCPVEIPEAQDEGRLSPGEVRLWVFNKSSSKATRCPVEIPEAQDEGRLSPGEVRLWVSHKSLSKATRCPVGVPESQDEGRLSPGEVTLWVSHKSSSKATRCPVGGPEAQDEGRLSPGEVRLWVSHKYSSKATHCPVGGPRGSR from the exons ATGAGGCCCTGGATATGCTGCCCGGCCAGGGACAAGGAAACATCATCTGCCAG TGAGACAGAGCTGCTCCCTGTGCGTATTCCGGAGGTGAAG CAAAGAAGTCAGGATACAATATGCATCAAGAACTGGGTCAAGGTGTTTAAAAGCTGGCCGAAATATAAAAACACCAAGAAG CTCTCCCACATAGTATACAAAGGAATTCCCCAAGCAGTACGAGGTCAGGCATGGGCACTCCTGCTTGATGTTGACCAAATCAAGACTGAAAACCCTGGGAAATACAGG GTCATGAAGGAGAAGAGCAAGAGTTCCCCCAGGATCATCCGCCGCATCAAGCTAGATGTCAAGTACAATCTCTGGGACAAGATGTTCACAGAAGGACTTCGGGTCAA TCAGCAGGAATTATGTGACATTCTCATGGCCTACTCTGCATATAACCCT GAGATGTGCTACCACAGGGACCTGAGCCACATCACCGCAATCCTCCTCCTCTATCTGCCAGAGGAAGATGCGTTCTGGGCTCTGACCCAACTACTGGACAGTAAAAGGCACTTCCTGCAAG CATTCTATAGCCCAAATAAAGCCCTGCTGCAGGAGCTCCTAACGTGCCAAAAGCAGATGTTGCACAAGTACTTCCCCAAGACCATGAGACACCTG GGCAAGGAAAGGCTGTGCATTGAGGATTCCATGCTGATGAGGCTCTTCGGGTGTTTTGTTGACGGG AAATCCTTAGGGCTCACCCTGCGACTGTGGGATGTGCTCATCCTGGAGGGCCAGCGGGTACTGACGGCCATGGTGCATGCATCATTCAAAATACACAGGA AGCTCCTCATGAAGCTTTCCTGGAACACCATCCCGGAGTTTCAGGAGCAGCTCTCTCAGAGCTGGGCCCTGGAGGACAATGCCGTCCTCAGGAACCTTCTAGCATCCATGAAGAAACTCACAAGAACACACTGGGACCTGCCACCCCCAG cCAAGCTCAAGGAAGAGTCCTCGGGTGTGTCCTCTGGCATTGGGCCCCGCTGTGAGGAGGACAGCCagaccctccccaccccaccagctCAGCTCCAGGAGCTCATGCCATCAGACCCCCTGCGACAAAGGCCTTGTCCTCCCGCAGCCTCGCCTGACAGGGCTGTCCCTAAGGCCCAGATTGAGGCCCCTCAGCATGAGGGGGCTGCCCAAGAACACAGAGCCAGCTCAGAGACTGAAGAGAAGAACCATCTGCCCTCCGGCAAG GGTTCCAGGGACTCTGTGGAAAATTCTTCAGGACCCAGGGCCAGAGGCCACCCTCTGGAGGTCGCAAAGGATCAAGATGACGGCCACCTGTCCCCCAGAAAGGGCAGACTTTACATTCCATGGAAATGCACATCCAGGAGCCCTGTGTCACCGCACCACAGAGATATGACAGTTGGGGGCCCCCATTTCCTGCGCTGCTATTTCAAACACAGCTCCAGAGACTCTGAGGTGGCTTCTCCAGAACCCAAGAACACACGCTGCCCTGTGGGAATCCTAGAGGCTGAAGATGAGAACCGCCTGTCCCCTGGTGAGGTCAGGCTTTGGGATTTAGACGCATCCTCATCCAGTAGCTCATCCGGGAGCTCTCTGCCACCACTCCATGCAGACCCGCCCATCAAGGTCCTCCGTTCCCTGCCCTGCCATTACAAACATGGATCCAGGGAATCTGCAGTGGCTTCTCCAGGACCCAAGACCACACGTTGCCCTGTGGGGGTCCCAGAGGCTGAAGATGAGGGCCGCCTGTCCCCTGGTGAGGTCAGGCTTTGGGATTCACACAAATCCTCATCCAAGGCCACACGGTGCCCTGTGGGGGTCCCAGAGGCTAAAGATGAGGGCCGCCTGTCCCCTGGCGAGGTCAGGCTTTGGGATTCAGACACATCCTCATCCAGTAGCTCATCCAGGAGCTCTCTGCCACCACTCCATGCAGACCCGCCCATTAGGGTCCTCCGTTTTCTGCCCTGCCATTACAAACATGGCTCCAGGGACTCTGCGGTGGCTTCTCCAGGACCCAAGACCACACGCTGCCCTGTGGGGGTCCCAGAGGCTGAAGATGAGGGCCGCCTGTCCCCTGGTGAGGTCAGGCTTTGGGATTCATACAAATCCTCATCCAAGACCACACACTGCCCTGTGGGGGTCCCAGAGGCTGAAGATGAGGGCCGCCTGTCCCCTGGCGAGGTCAGGCTTTGGGATTCACACAAATCCTCATCGAAGGCCACACATTGCCCTGTGGGGAGCCCAGAGGCTGAAGATGAGGGCCGCCTGTCCCCTGGCGAGGTCAGACTTTGGGATTCAGACACATCCTCATCCAGTAGCTCATCCGGGAGCTCTCTGCCACCACTCCATGCAGACCCGCCCATCAGGGTCCTCCGTTCCCTGCCCTGCCATTACAAACATGGCTCCAGGGAATCTGCAGTGGCTTCTCCAGGACCCAAGACCACACGCTGCCCTGTGGGGGTCCCAGAGGCTGAAGATGAGGGCCGCCTGTCCGCTGGCGAGGTCAGGCTTTGGGATTCACACAAATCCTCATCCAAGGCCACACGCTGCCCTGTGGGGATCCCAGAGGCTGAAGATGAGGGCTGCCTGTCCCCTGGCGAGGTCAGGCTTTGGGATTCAGACACATCCTCATCCAGTAGCTCATCCGGGAGCTCTCTGCCACCACTCCATGCAGACCCGCCCATCAGGGTCCTCCGTTCCCTGCCCTGCCATTACAAACATGGATCCAGGGAATCTGCAGTGGCTTCTCCAGGACCCAAGACCACACGCTGCCCTGTGGGGGTCCCAGAGGCTGAAGATGAGGGCTGCCTGTCCCCTGGCGAGGTCAGGCTTTGGGATTCACACAAATCCTCATCCAAGGCCACACGCTGCCCTGTGGGGATCCCAGAGGCTGAAGATGAGGGCTGCCTGTCCCCTGGCGAGGTCAGGCTTTGGGATTCAGACACATCCTCATCCAGTAGCTCATCCGGGAGCTCTCTGCCACCACTCCATGCAGACCCGCCCATCAGGGTGCTCCGTTCCCTGCCCTGCCATTACAAACATGGCTCCAGGGACTCTGCGGTGGCTTCTCCAAGACCCAAGACCACACGCTGCCCTGTGGGGGTCCCAGAGGCTGAAGATGAGGGCCGCCTGTCCCCTGGCGAGGTCAGGCTTTGGGATTCACACAAATCCTCATCCAAGACAACACGCTGCCCTGTGGGGGTCCCAGAGGCTGAAGATGAGGGCCGCCTGTCCCCTGGCGAGGTCAGGCTTTGGGATTCACACAAATCCTCATCCAAGACCACACGCTGCCCTGTGGGGGTCCCAGAGGCTGAAGATGAGGGCCGCCTGTCCCCTGGCGAGGTCAGGCTTTGGGATTCACACAAATCCTCATCCAAGGCCACACGCTGTCTTGTGGGCGGCCCAGAGGCTCAAGATGAGGGCCGCCTGTCCCCTGGCGAGGTCAGGCTTTGCGTTTCCAACAAATCCTCATCCAAGGCCACACGCTGCCCGGTGGAAATCCCAGAGGCTCAAGATGAGGGCCGACTGTCCCCTGGCGAGGTCAGGCTTTGGGTTTTCAACAAATCCTCATCCAAGGCCACACGCTGCCCGGTGGAAATCCCAGAGGCTCAAGATGAGGGCCGACTGTCCCCTGGCGAGGTCAGGCTTTGGGTTTCACACAAATCCTTATCCAAGGCCACACGCTGCCCGGTGGGGGTCCCAGAATCTCAAGATGAGGGCCGCCTGTCCCCTGGTGAGGTCACGCTTTGGGTTTCACACAAATCCTCATCCAAGGCCACACGCTGTCCTGTGGGCGGCCCAGAGGCTCAAGATGAGGGCCGACTGTCCCCTGGCGAGGTCAGGCTTTGGGTTTCACACAAATACTCATCCAAGGCCACACACTGTCCTGTGGGGGGGCCAAGAGGCTCAAGATGA